A stretch of Plasmodium knowlesi strain H genome assembly, chromosome: 1 DNA encodes these proteins:
- a CDS encoding 40S ribosomal protein S29, putative, with amino-acid sequence MGCIQNVHPKKYGQGSRQCRVCSNRHAIIRKYNINICRQCFRERADIIGFKKYR; translated from the exons ATGGGTTGCATTCAGAACGTTCATCCAAAGAAGTACGGCCAGGGATCCAGGCAATG CCGCGTGTGCTCGAACAGACATGCCATAATTAGAAAGTACAACATCAACATATGCAGACAGTGCTTCAGAGAAAGAGCCGACATTATTGGATTTAAGAAG TATAGGTAA
- a CDS encoding cysteine-rich secretory protein, putative encodes MVDRRLHYLFALFCFLYLSRISSCKAVAGSFCSFNNDSIRERHNDLRMKHNADPLHWSTHLEEAASAEAKLIKDMSNCTVLVNQINTNYFTISTKSKIESAVDTWYEGINNYDFELGPIRRGDDTVFEFTRVVWNSAEHIGCSSACCGNRGVLICKYDNNTNQPGHFADNVGTLDPMFVWENFAFAPEQRRPGSETSQNDLPPLPIS; translated from the exons ATGGTGGACAGACGCCTGCATTACCTTTTTGCCCTATTTTGCTTCTTATACCTTTCGCGCATCTCCTCGTGTAAAGCAGTGGCTGGAAGTTTTTGCTCTTTTAAC AATGATTCCATTAGAGAAAGACACAATGATTTGCGGATGAAGCATAACGCCGATCCGTTGCACTG GAGCACACATTTAGAAGAGGCTGCAAGCGCTGAAGCCAAACTG ATAAAGGACATGTCCAATTGCACTGTCCTGGTGAACCAAATAAacacaaattattttacaATTTCGACCAAGAGCAAAATTGAATCAGCAGTCGATACATGGTATGAAGGCATTAACAACTATGACTTTGAGTTAG GACCCATCCGCCGGGGGGATGACACAGTTTTTGAATTCACAAGGGTTGTATGGAACAGCGCTGAG CACATTGGATGTTCTAGTGCCTGTTGCGGTAACCGGGGGGTTTTAATTTGTAAATATGACAACAACACCAATCAGCCAG GTCATTTTGCCGATAACGTTGGGACGCTTGAC CCAATGTTCGTTTGGGAAAATTTCGCATTCGCGCCAGAACAAAGACGACCAGGCAGTGAGACAAGTCAAAATGATCTCCCCCCTTTGCCAATTTCATAA
- a CDS encoding importin-7, putative: MNTNLSTEKLCEVLEGSISASKEKRTQCEEYLKQVCKVEGYIQVILNIVKSANIVDDNIRISALIFLKNTIKNNYETLKKEEISGLTKDIYEIFLYLEMKDKQIYMQLFEIMKVLINNSFPEHFVILDNILNDVNQRKDVRRLYVSLYCLKLIFKKLKIRKKKNNELYTEMLNKYFYPLINCLYDLSSLDINNNEVSEILCIICKIYHYVNDNFFINEVIILEYMDNYFSLFDFILKNEIVVSNYMDDESYLKTLPQYKCKRIVLDIVTRLFSRYVNTNYNKCNNEITEKFCHAFLNKWLCPFFEDLIIILQSYHKNKKTLTDECLVYILQGLSYGVENALIYKNYIKNNFEFLVRDVIFPLLCYNDDDIEKFLCDQYDFTMNIFNTYIVEDKKASATSFIKDLTRYRGSKHISELFHLCENVISTYNQNYHMVYSKFANQGNQDEAMVEELLRNEFCKYKYGALKILECLYSRLCDKKRNMNIEQFLKTYVENDLNNPNHLVCYQSIVTYCCFIKKVQHFNDVNGLVRNYEVVLNHIGSPSLLIRVASASYIKKFFKIKNDYLKNVIIKSIPILIERLLNVIKEVKCEYIVMTLDNLAYTYKDYITPYVNDVVITLCTSFVFLINKKDEEESAHNSLENSLRHNPDMISHTQDSALRNDRYSLMNDDGYNITKKEKKTENEELDLNSVILSILTAILSLLDSVDEGNKEQIYKNTMSYLYVVVDETFKSPSIDYLEEALSLLTNITYYLDIDNDVYLRFEKLYDIFYFNTDENLKMQELNCIRNNPQLILSTDLILSEKTTDVYFYDFIFDLSFSIGVFDNIISKATEQFVNLYSERYGMKYIHMVYRLGIFALHSRIVKDSCKLFFILFEATVKIRGVDELVIPILTAYCMKLFKHDEASALMDQKKKKKELTMEAKNQNVNKNGDEDDGADSICSEYDEDILSKTSIEYIKKLFYSIIIYDVNQFFLFFNNTNRTNYILSFLSNLSDVQMNNTRKLYILAMSTILDNMHNSHISVHMGEANSFILNIVNVAKVYYENKNEQKDSSEKSFDSESSSGDENSEVDIDENEDATNDKAFKLIKTIEALEKKNELKIKLKENVNLNKLDEIANQQNINNSASGQNMSSNNFTNKDMLKQYSTNEQLLQQDNTRRHQDEDDDDDDDSDDDDDDDDCSDYSNDEYRKGFFDDINAFKILYDTTSNFYGKYESVYNGEIMQKIKYLVDADLNAQLQEPTN; the protein is encoded by the coding sequence ATGAACACCAACCTGAGCACGGAGAAGTTGTGTGAAGTGTTGGAAGGATCCATTAGTGCGTCTAAGGAGAAGAGGACACAATGTGAGGAATATTTGAAACAAGTGTGCAAAGTGGAGGGGTACATACAAGTAATTCTGAACATTGTGAAGAGTGCCAACATAGTGGATGACAACATAAGAATTTCagctctcatttttttaaaaaataccataaaaaataattatgaaactctcaagaaggaagagatCAGTGGCCTCACGAAGGACATATatgaaattttcctttacctGGAAATGAAGGACAAGCAAATTTACATGCAGTTGTTCGAAATAATGAAGGTACTAATAAACAATAGCTTTCCAGAacattttgtcattttggaTAATATACTTAATGATGTTAATCAGCGGAAGGATGTGAGGAGGCTGTACGTGAGTCTCTACTGCTTGaagttaatttttaaaaaattaaaaataagaaaaaaaaaaaacaatgaatTGTACACAGAAATGCTgaacaaatatttttacccACTCATTAATTGCCTTTATGATTTAAGCTCCCTTGATATAAACAACAATGAAGTGTCTGAAATACTTTGTATcatttgcaaaatatatcattatgttaatgacaatttttttattaacgaGGTGATCATCCTTGAGTACATGGACAACTACTTTAGCCTCTTCGATTTTAtccttaaaaatgaaatcgTCGTCTCCAACTATATGGACGATGAGAGTTACCTGAAAACTTTGCCTCAGTATAAGTGCAAGAGAATCGTTTTGGATATTGTGACTCGCCTGTTCTCTCGATATGTAAATACAAATTACAACAAATGTAATAACGAAATTACGGAGAAATTCTGTCATGCCTTTCTCAACAAATGGCTATGCCCCTTCTTCGAAGATTTAATCATCATCCTCCAGAGCTatcacaaaaataaaaagacaCTAACCGATGAATGCTTGGTTTACATTCTGCAGGGGCTATCATACGGAGTGGAAAATGCCCTTATCTATAAAaactacataaaaaataactttGAGTTTTTGGTGAGAGAtgttattttccccctcctctgCTACAACGATGATGATATAGAGAAGTTTCTTTGCGACCAATACGACTTTACcatgaacatttttaacaCCTACATTGTAGAGGATAAAAAGGCCAGCGCTACTTCTTTCATAAAAGATTTGACTCGCTACCGGGGATCCAAACATATTTCCGAGTTATTTCACCTCTGCGAAAATGTCATCAGTACGTACAACCAGAATTATCATATGGTGTATAGCAAATTTGCCAACCAGGGTAACCAAGACGAAGCCATGGTGGAGGAATTACTTCGAAACGAGTTTTGCAAATACAAGTATGGTGCCCTGAAAATATTGGAATGCCTCTACAGCCGACTCTGCGATAAGAAGAGAAATATGAACATCGAGCAATTTCTAAAAACCTATGTAGAAAATGACTTGAACAACCCTAACCATTTAGTTTGTTACCAGTCTATTGTCACCTACTGTTGCTTCATTAAAAAGGTGCAACATTTTAACGATGTGAATGGCCTTGTCCGCAATTACGAGGTTGTTCTAAATCATATAGGTAGCCCCAGCCTACTCATCAGGGTAGCCAGTGCATcctacataaaaaaattctttaaaataaaaaatgactaCCTCAAGAATGTTATTATCAAATCTATTCCTATTCTTATTGAGCGTCTACTCAACGTGATTAAGGAGGTAAAGTGTGAGTACATCGTTATGACGCTGGATAACTTGGCCTATACTTACAAAGATTATATAACGCCCTACGTTAACGATGTGGTTATCACACTTTGCACcagttttgttttccttattAACAAGAAGGATGAGGAAGAGAGCGCGCATAATTCACTGGAAAATAGTCTGAGACATAACCCCGACATGATCAGTCACACGCAGGACAGTGCGCTGAGAAATGATAGATACTCCCTCATGAATGACGATGGATACAACAtcacaaagaaggaaaagaaaacggaaaatgaagaactagATCTGAATTCTGTTATCCTGTCCATTTTAACAGCCATTTTGAGTCTACTGGATTCGGTGGATGAAGGGAATAAAGAACAGATTTACAAAAACACCATGTCATACTTATACGTTGTGGTGGACGAAACGTTTAAGTCACCTTCCATTGATTATCTGGAGGAAGCGCTCTCCTTGCTTACGAACATTACTTACTATCTAGATATAGACAACGACGTGTACCTTCGCTTTGAAAAACTTTACGACATTTTCTATTTCAATAcggatgaaaatttaaaaatgcaaGAATTGAACTGTATTCGAAATAACCCCCAACTTATTTTAAGCACCGATTTGATACTCTCCGAAAAGACCACCGATGTGTACTTTTACGACTTCATCTTCGACCTCTCGTTCAGCATTGGTGTCTTTGACAACATCATCTCAAAAGCGACAGAGCAGTTTGTTAATCTCTACAGTGAAAGGTACGGAATGAAATATATCCATATGGTTTACCGTTTAGGCATATTCGCTCTGCACTCCAGAATAGTCAAAGATAgttgtaaattattttttattctattcGAAGCAACGGTGAAGATTAGGGGAGTGGACGAACTGGTCATCCCAATCCTCACTGCGTACTGCATGAAGCTCTTTAAGCATGATGAAGCATCCGCCCTTATGgatcagaagaaaaagaagaaggaactcACCATGGAAgcaaaaaatcaaaatgttAATAAGAATGGTGATGAAGACGATGGAGCAGATAGTATATGCAGTGAGTATGATGAAGATATCCTCAGTAAAACAAGCATTGAGTACATTAAAAAACTATTCTATTCTATCATCATATATGATGTAAAtcaattctttcttttttttaataacacGAATAGGACTAACTATATcttgtctttcctttctaaTCTTTCCGATGTCCAAATGAACAACACTAGGAAGTTGTACATTCTTGCCATGAGTACCATCTTAGATAATATGCACAACTCGCATATCAGCGTACACATGGGGGAGGCAAATTCATTCATCCTAAATATTGTTAATGTAGCCAAGGTGTATTACGAAAATAAGAATGAGCAGAAGGATTCATCTGAAAAATCCTTCGATTCAGAATCTTCATCAGGGGATGAAAATAGCGAAGTAGACATTGATGAAAATGAGGATGCCACGAATGATAAGGCATTCAAACTAATTAAAACAATTGAagctttggaaaaaaaaaatgaattaaaaattaagttaaaggaaaatgtaaatttaaacaaattgGATGAGATAGCGAATCAGCAAAACATAAACAACTCTGCTTCTGGACAAAACATGAGCAGTAACAATTTTACTAACAAAGATATGTTGAAGCAGTATAGTACTAATGAGCAACTCTTACAACAAGACAACACACGCAGGCATcaagatgaagatgatgatgacgacgatgatagtgacgatgatgatgatgacgacgactGTTCAGACTACAGCAACGACGAATACAGAAAGGGATTCTTTGACGATATTAATgctttcaaaattttgtacgACACCACTTCAAACTTCTACGGAAAGTACGAAAGTGTTTACAATGGTGAGATTATGCAAAAGATTAAATACCTCGTAGATGCTGATCTTAATGCGCAGTTGCAGGAACCCACCAACTGA
- a CDS encoding 60S ribosomal protein L37, putative: protein MGKAGKGTGSFGKRNGKSHFLCIRCGKRSYHLQKKKCASCGYPSAKKRRFNWSIKAKRRNTIGTGRCRYIKTLRRKLKNKFTEGSTPKPKQR, encoded by the coding sequence ATGGGTAAGGCAGGAAAGGGAACAGGATCATTCGGAAAGCGAAATGGAAAGAGCCACTTCCTTTGCATAAGGTGTGGGAAaaggagttatcatttacaaaagaaaaaatgcgcTTCATGTGGATACCCAAGTGCCAAGAAGAGAAGATTCAACTGGTCCATCAAagccaaaaggagaaatactATTGGAACGGGCCGATGCAGATATATTAAAACCTTGAgaaggaaattgaaaaataaattcaccGAGGGAAGTACCCCCAAACCAAAGCAAAGATAA
- a CDS encoding ATP synthase subunit C, putative: protein MNKFFYNTLSSSLFQNFKFKSSFLSSGYFAANRSISTRIGGSSFCSELNKPNNFVKYYHTSPFISRTVNTTNCNALLQKNDERSCVNQKLGVRHDSGIASLSAAIALMSVGGVAQGIGNLFSALVLGTSRNPSIKDELFTYTLIGMGFLEFLGIICVLMSAVLLYS from the exons ATGAATAAGTTTTTTTACAACACGCTAAGTTCTTCGCTGTTTCAGAACTTCAAATTTAAGAGCTCCTTTTTGAGTTCGGGATATTTTGCGGCCAATCGAAGTATCTCGACCAGAATTGGAGGCAGCTCTTTTTGCAGCGAACTTAATAAACCAAACAACTTCGTGAAGTACTATCACACGTCTCCGTTCATCAGCAGGACCGTTAATACTACCAACTGCAATGCACTTCTGCAG AAGAATGACGAACGAAGCTGTGTCAACCAGAAACTAGGCGTTAGACATGACAGTGGAATCGCCAGTCTGTCCGCAGCCATTGCGCTGATGTCCGTAGGAGGG GTTGCGCAAGGTATcggtaatttattttcagcCTTGGTGTTAGGAACGAGTAGAAACCCTTCAATCAAGGACGAGTTGTTCACGTACACACTGATCGGGATGGGATTCTTGGAATTTCTGG GTATCATTTGTGTCCTGATGAGTGCTGTTCTGTTGTATTCATGA